In one Cronobacter dublinensis subsp. dublinensis LMG 23823 genomic region, the following are encoded:
- the rpsO gene encoding 30S ribosomal protein S15 translates to MSLSVEAKAKIVSEFGRGENDSGSTEVQVALLTAQINHLQGHFAEHKKDHHSRRGLLRMVSQRRKLLDYLKRKDVARYTALIERLGLRR, encoded by the coding sequence ATGTCTCTAAGCGTTGAAGCTAAAGCTAAAATCGTTTCTGAGTTTGGTCGTGGTGAGAACGACAGCGGTTCTACCGAAGTTCAGGTTGCACTGCTGACTGCGCAGATCAACCACCTGCAGGGCCACTTCGCAGAGCACAAAAAAGATCACCACAGCCGTCGTGGTCTGCTGCGTATGGTTTCTCAGCGTCGTAAACTGCTCGACTACCTGAAACGTAAAGATGTTGCACGCTACACTGCGCTGATCGAGCGTCTGGGTCTGCGTCGCTAA
- the rbfA gene encoding 30S ribosome-binding factor RbfA, giving the protein MAKEFGRPQRVAQEMQKEIAIILQREIKDPRVGLMTTVSGVEVSRDLAYAKVFVTFLNDKDEAAVKSGIKALQDASGFIRSLLGKAMRLRIVPELTFFYDNSLVEGMRMSNLVSSVVKHDEERRVNPDDDKEE; this is encoded by the coding sequence ATGGCGAAAGAATTTGGTCGCCCTCAGCGCGTCGCGCAGGAGATGCAAAAAGAGATTGCTATCATCCTGCAGCGCGAAATTAAAGATCCGCGCGTGGGTCTGATGACCACCGTATCGGGCGTGGAAGTTTCCCGCGATCTGGCGTATGCCAAAGTATTCGTGACCTTCCTGAATGATAAAGACGAAGCGGCCGTTAAATCGGGCATCAAAGCGCTTCAGGACGCGTCAGGCTTCATCCGTTCGCTGCTCGGCAAAGCGATGCGCCTGCGCATCGTGCCGGAACTGACCTTTTTCTACGATAACTCGCTGGTTGAAGGGATGCGCATGTCCAACCTGGTCAGCAGCGTAGTGAAACACGACGAAGAGCGTCGCGTGAATCCGGACGACGACAAGGAGGAATAA
- the truB gene encoding tRNA pseudouridine(55) synthase TruB, translated as MSRPRRRGRDVHGVLLLDKPQGLSSNDALQKVKRLYNANRAGHTGALDPLATGMLPICLGEATKFSQYLLDSDKRYRVIARLGQRTDTSDADGTVVEERPVAFSEQALQDALESFRGDTLQVPTMFSALKYQGKPLYEYARQGIEVPREARPITVYELLFIRHEGNELELEVHCSKGTYIRTIIDDLGEKLGCGAHVTYLRRLTVSKYPVDRMVTLEQLNALLEAAQQQDIAPSELLDPLLMPMDSPASDYPVVNLPLTSSVYFKNGNPVRTSDAPAQGLVRVTEGDAQKFLGMGEIDSEGRVAPRRLVVEYPA; from the coding sequence ATGAGTCGTCCTCGTCGTCGCGGTCGCGACGTGCATGGCGTGTTGCTGCTGGATAAGCCGCAGGGGCTCTCCTCCAACGACGCATTGCAAAAGGTAAAGCGCCTCTATAATGCTAATCGTGCTGGTCATACGGGCGCGCTGGACCCGCTGGCGACCGGCATGCTGCCGATTTGCCTCGGCGAAGCGACCAAGTTTTCCCAGTATCTGCTCGATTCCGATAAGCGTTATCGGGTGATTGCGCGCCTCGGACAACGCACCGACACTTCTGATGCCGACGGCACCGTGGTGGAAGAGCGTCCGGTCGCGTTTAGCGAGCAGGCGCTGCAGGACGCGCTAGAGAGCTTTCGTGGCGATACGCTGCAGGTGCCGACCATGTTTTCGGCGCTGAAATACCAGGGCAAACCGCTGTACGAATATGCGCGTCAGGGTATCGAAGTGCCGCGTGAAGCGCGTCCGATTACCGTTTACGAACTGCTGTTTATTCGCCATGAAGGCAATGAGCTTGAGCTTGAAGTGCACTGCTCGAAGGGTACGTACATTCGCACCATTATTGATGACTTAGGCGAAAAGCTCGGCTGCGGCGCGCATGTGACTTACCTGCGCCGTCTGACGGTCAGTAAATATCCGGTGGATCGTATGGTGACCCTCGAGCAGCTAAACGCGCTGCTCGAAGCGGCGCAGCAGCAGGATATCGCGCCGTCTGAACTGCTCGACCCGCTGTTGATGCCAATGGACAGTCCTGCTTCGGACTACCCAGTCGTCAACCTTCCGCTGACCTCCTCCGTTTATTTTAAAAACGGCAACCCCGTGCGTACCAGCGATGCGCCTGCGCAGGGCCTGGTTCGCGTGACGGAAGGCGACGCGCAGAAGTTTCTCGGCATGGGTGAAATCGACAGTGAAGGCCGCGTAGCGCCCCGCCGTCTGGTGGTGGAGTATCCGGCGTAA